A stretch of the Streptococcus oralis genome encodes the following:
- the srtB gene encoding class B sortase, with translation MKTSTSHKIIKVILSLFLAFFCLFTADRVLASDYDHYNPIEKDASSTGFETLQHLNKDVCGWISLDGTKVDYPLLQSQDNVKYLDRNAFGDYTVSGSIFLDYRFNPNFTDFNTIIYGHSMASGAMFGEIQKFANQEFFENHRYGSIYYNGRERGLEIFGILEVDAYDTDIYRTLSSNDEEHQAYYQYLLSKAKYKRDVSLTSTDKIVLLSTCFLNITNGRHILLAKITDAPVKVAQDKSGEAVGTRYFDQGIPTHWIYILAFLLLIIVILLLVVIILIIRRDRKTKEQKK, from the coding sequence ATGAAAACAAGTACGAGTCACAAGATCATAAAGGTCATTCTATCCCTCTTTCTAGCTTTTTTCTGTCTTTTTACAGCTGATAGAGTTCTTGCGAGTGACTACGATCATTATAATCCCATTGAAAAGGATGCTAGCAGTACGGGCTTTGAAACCTTGCAACACCTTAACAAGGATGTTTGTGGTTGGATTAGCCTCGATGGGACCAAGGTAGACTATCCCCTCTTGCAGAGTCAGGATAATGTCAAATACCTTGACCGAAATGCTTTTGGCGATTATACTGTGTCAGGTTCTATATTCCTAGACTATCGTTTTAACCCCAACTTTACCGACTTTAACACCATCATCTATGGTCACTCTATGGCCTCTGGTGCCATGTTTGGTGAGATACAAAAGTTTGCTAACCAAGAGTTTTTCGAAAATCACCGTTATGGCTCTATCTATTATAACGGTCGTGAACGAGGGCTTGAGATTTTTGGGATTTTAGAAGTAGATGCCTATGACACGGATATTTACCGAACTTTGAGTTCCAACGATGAGGAGCACCAGGCCTACTATCAATATCTGCTAAGTAAAGCCAAGTACAAGCGAGATGTCTCCTTGACCTCAACGGACAAGATTGTTTTATTAAGCACCTGTTTCCTTAATATTACCAACGGACGGCATATCCTCTTAGCTAAAATAACGGATGCACCAGTAAAAGTAGCCCAGGATAAAAGTGGAGAAGCAGTAGGAACACGGTATTTCGATCAAGGGATTCCAACGCATTGGATTTATATCCTTGCCTTTCTTCTCCTGATTATCGTTATTTTACTCCTTGTTGTTATCATCCTAATCATAAGGCGAGATAGAAAGACAAAAGAACAAAAGAAATAG
- the mscL gene encoding large conductance mechanosensitive channel protein MscL, producing the protein MLKDLKEFLLRGNVVDLAVGVIIASAFGAIVTSFVNDIITPLLLNPALEAAQVQNIAELAWNGVTYGKFLSAIINFLVVGTVLFFVIKGMEKAQNLRKKEEVVEEAPAAPTELEVLQEIKALLEKK; encoded by the coding sequence ATGTTAAAGGATTTAAAAGAATTCTTGCTTCGTGGTAATGTTGTTGACCTTGCTGTCGGTGTAATCATTGCCTCTGCTTTTGGTGCTATCGTTACTTCATTTGTTAATGATATCATCACTCCACTTCTATTGAACCCAGCTTTGGAAGCTGCGCAAGTACAAAACATAGCTGAGCTTGCATGGAATGGTGTTACATATGGTAAATTCTTGAGTGCTATTATCAACTTTCTCGTTGTAGGTACTGTGCTTTTCTTCGTTATTAAAGGTATGGAAAAAGCGCAAAACCTTCGTAAGAAAGAGGAAGTGGTTGAGGAAGCACCTGCTGCTCCAACTGAACTTGAAGTTCTTCAAGAAATCAAAGCTCTTCTTGAGAAAAAATAA
- the hemH gene encoding ferrochelatase codes for MKKAILMMTFGSPEEISFEGVAEFFTNIRRGVRPEDHEIQTLYDNYVLIGGTPLQRITREEVALVRERIGEEYGIYFANKFSRPFIPDVIKQMEADGVEECICLILEPHYSFYSVMGYEKFLESQQIRFLVIKDWYQQQPLLDFWTDEIEKILRNHVGEEPFKVIFSAHSVPIFALDYGDPYIDQIFDNSKLIAEQLGLTTDQYTNTWQSESDIGIPWIKPDVLEYLREQKQHPEHYIFVPISFISEHIEVLFDNDVECYELCQELGVTYHRPPMPNTDSRLIDSLVATVRANENKEFKAFLPEEETFDELAPSATTKDIMKETDDLQMPEFVKKLIEKKGRENVKMPYLIKKMLEKAGKLPKE; via the coding sequence ATGAAAAAAGCAATATTAATGATGACCTTTGGATCTCCAGAGGAGATTAGTTTTGAAGGAGTAGCAGAATTTTTTACAAACATTCGTCGTGGTGTTAGACCCGAAGACCACGAGATTCAGACCCTCTATGACAACTACGTCCTTATCGGTGGGACACCTTTGCAGCGGATTACAAGGGAAGAAGTTGCTTTAGTAAGAGAACGTATAGGGGAGGAGTACGGTATCTACTTTGCCAATAAGTTTTCTCGCCCCTTTATTCCAGACGTGATCAAGCAGATGGAAGCTGATGGTGTTGAAGAATGTATCTGCTTGATTTTGGAACCTCATTATTCCTTTTACTCGGTGATGGGGTATGAAAAGTTTTTGGAAAGTCAGCAGATCCGATTTTTAGTAATTAAAGACTGGTATCAACAACAGCCTTTGCTGGACTTCTGGACAGATGAGATTGAAAAAATTTTACGAAACCATGTGGGAGAAGAGCCTTTCAAGGTGATCTTTTCAGCTCACAGTGTTCCCATTTTTGCCTTGGACTATGGAGATCCATATATCGATCAGATTTTTGATAATAGCAAGCTAATCGCTGAACAACTCGGCCTGACAACCGATCAGTATACCAATACTTGGCAGAGCGAAAGCGATATTGGAATCCCTTGGATCAAGCCAGATGTCTTAGAATATTTGCGAGAACAAAAGCAACATCCAGAGCATTATATTTTTGTCCCGATTAGCTTTATCAGTGAACATATCGAAGTTCTTTTTGATAACGATGTAGAATGTTATGAGTTGTGTCAAGAATTAGGTGTCACCTACCATCGCCCACCTATGCCCAATACGGATAGCCGTTTAATTGACTCTTTAGTTGCTACTGTACGAGCCAACGAAAACAAAGAATTTAAAGCTTTTCTCCCAGAAGAAGAAACCTTTGATGAGTTAGCGCCTTCGGCAACTACCAAGGACATCATGAAAGAGACAGATGATCTTCAGATGCCAGAATTTGTCAAAAAACTCATTGAGAAAAAAGGCCGTGAAAATGTGAAGATGCCTTACTTGATTAAGAAAATGCTCGAAAAGGCTGGGAAGTTACCAAAAGAGTAA
- a CDS encoding GtrA family protein, giving the protein MKKLIRAFFDNEILSYIFFGGATTLVSIVSRLVIYYITHQEILATALANLIGILFAFLTNDTIVFKQERRNWPTRLAKFFLARLSTLGLDLLLTYIFVTTFPDIIGQFVEQNIDRVNTVETILAQILIIILNYIFSKIYIFKSYD; this is encoded by the coding sequence ATGAAAAAACTAATAAGAGCTTTCTTTGATAACGAGATTCTCTCCTACATATTTTTCGGTGGTGCTACGACTCTGGTTTCTATTGTATCACGTTTGGTTATTTATTATATCACCCACCAAGAAATCCTCGCAACTGCACTCGCAAACCTTATCGGGATTCTCTTTGCCTTTCTCACAAATGATACAATCGTCTTTAAACAAGAGAGAAGAAATTGGCCGACTCGCCTGGCTAAGTTTTTCTTAGCTCGTCTCTCTACTCTTGGACTGGACCTTCTTTTAACTTATATCTTTGTTACAACCTTTCCGGATATTATTGGCCAGTTTGTCGAACAGAATATAGATAGGGTTAATACTGTTGAAACTATTCTAGCACAAATTTTGATCATCATTTTAAACTATATTTTCAGCAAAATCTATATATTTAAAAGCTATGACTGA
- the srtB gene encoding class B sortase yields MKIKREKPKRSLSRRLVLAVDALMNHILLLLAALVFLFGFYALWDANQVYSQASSSEYEAYRPVSTSEKDELASFSGFHKLQQVNPEVLGWINVYGTNIDYPLVQAKDNEKYLNKDSKGEFAATGAIFLEARNESKFEDFNTIIYGHHVENGVMFGDVAKFSDKEFFDQHRYGSIYYNGVEKGLEIFEMLEVDAYDFNIYDPGINGDDRRQEYIDHLLSVAIHKRDITLGPNDHIILLSTCFLDVTNGRHIVVAKITDTVPKNTFHTKKSKPFPYSVFDDSSLGRFLSSIPLWIWYIILFILLLLLIFLLIILYLILRRRREAKEEGEDTITD; encoded by the coding sequence ATGAAAATCAAGCGTGAGAAACCAAAAAGGAGTTTGTCTAGGCGTCTGGTCCTTGCTGTAGATGCATTGATGAATCATATCTTGCTCCTCTTGGCAGCCTTAGTCTTTCTCTTTGGTTTCTACGCCCTTTGGGATGCCAATCAGGTTTATTCTCAGGCTTCATCAAGTGAGTATGAGGCTTATAGACCTGTTAGTACCAGTGAGAAGGATGAGCTTGCTAGTTTTTCTGGCTTTCACAAGCTACAGCAAGTCAATCCAGAGGTTCTCGGCTGGATCAATGTCTATGGCACTAATATAGACTATCCCTTAGTCCAAGCCAAAGATAATGAGAAATACCTGAACAAGGATTCCAAGGGAGAATTTGCAGCTACAGGAGCTATCTTTCTAGAGGCTCGAAATGAATCCAAGTTCGAAGACTTTAATACCATCATCTACGGACACCATGTAGAAAATGGGGTTATGTTTGGAGATGTAGCAAAGTTTTCTGATAAGGAATTCTTTGACCAGCATCGCTACGGTAGTATTTACTATAATGGTGTTGAAAAAGGTCTTGAGATCTTTGAGATGCTCGAGGTGGACGCCTATGACTTTAACATCTACGATCCAGGTATTAATGGGGATGATCGGCGCCAAGAATATATCGATCACTTACTCTCGGTTGCCATTCACAAACGAGACATTACACTGGGGCCAAATGACCATATCATCCTTCTCAGTACCTGTTTCCTAGACGTAACAAATGGGAGACATATCGTAGTTGCCAAGATTACGGATACAGTTCCAAAGAACACCTTCCATACGAAAAAATCAAAACCATTCCCTTACAGCGTCTTTGATGATTCGTCGCTCGGACGATTTCTCTCATCGATTCCTTTGTGGATATGGTATATCATCTTATTTATCTTGCTCTTGCTATTGATCTTCTTGCTCATCATTCTCTACTTGATCTTGCGTCGTAGAAGAGAAGCAAAGGAAGAAGGAGAAGATACCATTACTGACTAA